GCGCCCATGGCGGTTCCATCGTCAATCTGGCGTCGACCCGGGCTCGGCAATCGGAGCCCGATAGCGAAGCCTATGCGGCCAGCAAGGGCGGTCTGTTGGCCCTGACCCATGCCCTGGCCATCAGTCTGGGGCCGGAGATCCGGGTCAATGCCGTGAGCCCTGGCTGGATCGACGCGCGTGATCCCGCGGTGCGGCGTGCCGAGCCCTTATCCGATGCCGATCACGCCCAGCATCCTGCGGGCAGGGTAGGGACGGTGGAGGATGTGGCGTCCATGGTGGCCTGGCTGCTGTCGCGTAATTCGGGTTTTGTCACCGGCCAGGAGTTTGTGGTGGACGGTGGCATGACCAAGAAAATGATTTATCAGGCCTAGGGCTGCGCCAGGCTTTAAGCGGCAAGTGGGTAGTGCGGTTGCGTGCCAGCCGCTTTTTTCTTGCAGCTGACAGTTGGGCGCTTCCGCTGTTTTTTAAAAAAACTTCAAGCCTGCTATTGACTTAGCTTCGTTACCTGCGTAAATTTCGCGGCCTCAGCGAAGCAAAGGGTGATTAGCTCAGCCGGGAGAGCATCTGCCTTACAAGCAGAGGGTCGGCGGTTCGATCCCGTCATCACCCACCATTCCTGAGTGTCTTTCGCAAGAAAGACGGAAGCTTCCACGGAAGCCTCCAACCGACGCGCAGCGGTAGTTCAGTCGGTTAGAATACCGGCCTGTCACGCCGGGGGTCGCGGGTTCGAGTCCCGTCCGCTGCGCCATATTTTCCAAGCCAGGCTCGCCTGGTTTGAGATCGAAAAGCCTCGAAGCTCTTCTTTCAGACGATTTAAACGATTCACATGGACGCAAGTCCAAGCGATACGCAGCGGTAGTTCAGTCGGTTAGAATACCGGCCTGTCACGCCGGGGGTCGCGGGTTCGAGTCCCGTCCGCTGCGCCATATCAGCCTCAAGGACCACTGAACGCCTTGAAGCAACGAAGCAGGCTACAGACTTGATTCGCATCGATAGCAAAGGCCCTGGTCGAAAGACCGGGGTTTTTTGTTTTCGGAATTTGCCTTTTTGCAATACCTGTTGTTTGAGCATAAAAAACCGCCTGTTCGGCGGTTTTTTTGTGGCTGCGAAAAACTCGGGCTATCAGAAGCCAAGCTTGTCGCGAAGGCTGTAGTACCAGGCGCCCAGGGCGGTGAATGGCGTGCGCAGCAGCTGACCGCCAGGGAAGGGGTAGTGGGGCAGGTCGGCGAAAGCGTCAAAGCGCTCTGCCTGGCCGCGCAAGGCTTCGGCCAGCACTTTGCCCGCCAAGTGGGTATAGGTCACGCCGTGGCCGCTGCAGCCTTGGGAGTAGTAGATGTTGTCGCCCAGGCGGCCCACCTGGGGCAGGCGCGACAAGGTCAGCAGGAAGTTGCCGGTCCAGGCGTAGTCGATCTTGACGTTTTTCAGTTGCGGGAACGCCTTGAGCATCTTCGGTCGGATGATCGCTTCGATGTTGGCCGGGTCGCGAGCGCCGTAGACCACGCCGCCGCCGAAAATCAGGCGCTTGTCGCCGCTGAGGCGGTAATAGTCCAGCAGGTAGTTGCAGTCTTCGACGCAGTAGTCCTGAGGGAGCAGGCTGGCTGCCAGTTCGTCGCCCAGGGGCTCGGTAGTGATCACCTGAGTGCCGCAAGGCATGGATTTGGCGGCCAGTTCCGGGATCAGATTGCCCAGGTAGGCGTTGCCGGCGACGATGATGAACTTGGCGCGGACTTTACCCTGTGGAGTATGGACGACGGGATTGGCCCCACGCTCGATGCGTACTGCCGGGGATTGTTCATAGATGGTGCCACCCAGGGATTCTACGGCCGCCGCTTCGCCCAGTGCCAGGTTCAGCGGGTGGATGTGGCCGCCGCTCATGTCGAGCATGCCGCCCTTGTATTGATCACAAGCCACGACTTCGCGAATCCGTCGCTCGTCCAGCAATTCCAGTTGAGTGTGGCCGTAGCGCTCCCACAGGCGCTTCTGCGACTCCAGGTGGCCCATCTGCTTGCTGGTCAGTGCAGCGAACACGCCGCCGTCTTTCAGGTCGCACTGGATCTGGTACTTGGCTACCCGCTCGCGAATGATCCGGCCGCCCTCGAACGCCATTTGTCCCAACAGTTGTGCTTGCTTGGGTCCGACACTGCGCTCGATCACGTCGATGTCGCGGCTATAGCTGTTGACGATCTGTCCGCCATTGCGCCCGGAGGCACCAAAGCCGACCTTGGCAGCTTCCAGCACTGTTACGCGAAAGCCGTTTTCCAGGAGAAACAGGGCGCTGGACAGACCGGTGTAACCCGCACCGATCACGCAGATATCGGTTTCCACTTCGCCTTGCAGCAGCGGGCGTTCCGGAGCTGCATTGGCGGATGCGGCGTAGTAGGACTGTGGGTAGGGAATATGCGCCATCCTGCGACCTCATGTGTTTAATATATTTTACGAGTGCGTCGATGCTACCTGAGTTGTAAAAGCGCTACCAGACAGAAGGAAAAACTTCTTCCGGGCGCCGAAATTAAAAAATTCGCATATTCATAGGCTTAGCTGCAAAAAAGGTGTTGACACCCCTTTGGAATTCCGTAGAATGCCGCCTCACAGCAGGCACGTAGCTCAGTTGGTTAGAGCACCACCTTGACATGGTGGGGGTCGTTGGTTCGAGTCCAATCGCGCCTACCAAACAAAATCCGCTCTGCTGGGCGGTCTAAAAGGGGTTCATCGAGAGGTGAACCCCTTTTTTGTTTTGTGCGTTTTTTACGGCGCCGCAAACCCGTTCAGTGCCTCGCTGCACTTCCGGTCTTCCTCTTATGGCGCTGATGATGGTGAAGGCAGTTTGAGGGCGCAGGCCGGGTTGGGGATGAAGCGTCAGGGCATTTGGCAGAACGCCTATCCATTCTTGATCAGCGGCTTGGCGATGTTGCTGGCTGCTCGTCGCATCAGTTCCTTCGGTGCATTCTGAGAGGCCTTTTCATGCAGCGCCCATCCTGGCGTTTGTGGATTGTCCTGTGGGTTGATCCACCCGTTTCTATGCCGTTGATTATCGGCCGCTCTCGAAGCGTTGGAGCTCGGGTTGCTCATACTCCTGTTGGTCGTCGCCTTCAAAGGTTCTGCTGTTTGTCGTTGGCGCTGTTGCAAGCGCCCGTCCTGCTGCGGCGTCGGTTACCGGGCGGGTTGAAGATCTTTTACGTGCGCTCTGGTCTTTTCAGCGCTGTGCTCGTCAGTTCCGCGCCTGGGAGTCGTGGTCAGGCACGACTCTCCGGGGAGGGATGATCAGTTCTGAGGAGTGAACCTGTCGCCGTGGAAGCTGCGCACCGGGTTGCCGCGCTCCACGCGATGGTGGGCATCGCGGCGTTGCAGGCGCAGCGCCTCGGCAGATTGCTGTTGCCGTTCAGCCAGGCGTTGCAGAATCAGTAGGCGCGCAACGCGCTTGTTGTCGTGCTGGCTGCGTTCTGACTGCACTTTCACGCTGATGCCACTGGCCAGGTGTGTGGCGCGCACCGCGGAGTCCGTGGTGTTCACGTGTTGCCCGCCCGGACCTGATGCACGCATGGCTTCAAAGCGGATGGCGCTGTCCATGCTGTCCTCTTGAGCCTTGAACAGTTGGCCGGCGAAATACCAGTTCTTGCGTTTGTGTCCGGGGCGATAAGGGCTCTTGCAGGTCCAGAGCAGGGTGCCGGTCCAGCGTTCGGCCAGTCCCGCAGCCTGTTCCCCATCAAGGCTGACCAGTACCGACCTGCAGGTGCCGCGGCCCTGGCCGGCCACCTGCTCGACGAGGCTGGCGCGCACGTTTTGTGCCTCGGCTTCGCGATACAAGAGTTGCAGGGCCCTGGTCACCGCCAGTTCGCACTCGACGGGTCCTTGAGCGGAAGACAGCTGTAACAGCAGCATCAGCAGCACCCCCGGCGTTTGTAGGTCAGCACCGGCTTGAGCCGCGCGATGATCTGCACCAGGCCGGCATCCCTCAGGCTGCCGACCACGCTGTCGATGCTCTTGTAGGCTTCGGGGGCTTCCTCGTACATCAATCCGCGGTCTTCGCAGATCACCCGGCTGCCCAGTTGAGTGCGCTTGAGCTGGTCGAAGCTGAAGCGCGCCGCCAGCCTGCCCTTGCAATCGCTGCGCAGCCATTTGCGCCCGGCGCCGTGGGCCAGGGAGTAGAGGCTGGCAGTGGCCGGTATCGGATGAACCAGATAGCTGTAGTCGCCCCTGGAGCCTGGGATGACCACCGGCCCCTGGTCCGACGGCGTAGCGCCCTTGCGATGCAGCCAGCCCGTAACACCGTCGACATTGGCTGGCGATACCAGGTTGTGGTTGATGTCCAGTATCGAGCGTCCCTTGGCCCGCAGGTTGTACAGCAGGCGTTCGGCGATCAATCGCCGGTTGGCCTCGGCGAAGCGCAGGGCGGCGTCGTGCTCTTGCAAGTACTGGGCGCCGGCGGCACTGGCCATTACCAGGCCGTTGTGCCCGTGCTGGTCCACATGACGCCGCAGGATGGCTTCTCCCAGGCCCCGGGAGCCGCTATGCACCAGCAGCAACAAGGCTTTGGGATTCAGCTCCAGGGCCTGCAGGGCGCTGGCGTCGTACACCTGATCGAGCTGTTGCAGCTCGGCGAAGTGATTGCCGCCACCGATGGTGCCCAGTGAGTGTTCATGACCGTTGATGGGCAGTCCCAACTGCGCTCGCTCTTCATCCCACTGTTCATCCAGAGGGAGGTCGATGTTGCCGATTTTCTTCTCCAGCTTGTCGAGGTTGAGGCGGCTGCTGGAGAGGTCGGTTTGCCACAGCGTCATGCCGCAGCCGATGTCGTTGCCCACCAGGGCCGGGTAGGCCATCTCGGTGGAAAAGAATGCTGCTCCCACGGGGTAGCCTCGGCCTGGGTGCAGGTCCGGCATGCCGACCACCTGGCGCATGCCGGGCAGTTGAGCGGTGGTTTGCAGTTGTTGGAGCGCTTTATCTTCGATCCAGGTGGTGTCTGAGGCGATCAGTGAGACGCCGTTCGACAAATGACGGATGCAAGTGTCCATGTCCAATTCCTGATTGGAAAAAAATAGTCAGGTAGTGGCAGGACGAAGCGGGATTAAGCGAAGGCGCTAGCGGGTAGCGGATACAGCGTTTAAACCAGGCACGTCCTGCAAGGGGTGATCAGCTGTTGCATGGTGGATCTCCTTGGCAAAAGTGTGGGAAGGGGCGCGAAGGTTAAACCTTCGGCTGGACCATGACAATGGGGAGTCCCGAATAAACAACGCCGGCCCTTGTGGCGGGGCCGTTAAAGCCATGGCCTGGGAGAGCGAGGCCGTTGCTGCAGGCCTTGGTTGAGGGCGGTCAGGATGGCGCTTGCCTTGCAGTAGGTTTTTTCTTCTGTCTGACGCCTTTTTTCTGTCGCCTGAGCGATACTCTCGCGTTTTATGGACGAGGTGGCAGCATGCGGGTGTTGATGGCGGTGATGGTTGCGGTTTTGTTGGCCGGCTGTGCGGGTTCCATCATGGACGACGCTCGGGCCAGAACGCCCAACAAAACCCTGAGCTCGGCCAAGGCCGATCAACTGGTGGCGCAGTGCGTACAGTTCGCCTGGCAGGATGAAGCGGTTTTCGGTGTTGATGCTGCGGCTTATCTGCAGCCGGGCAAGGGCGGTGGCTACACGGTGTATACCCGCGCCGCCGAATCCTTCGTGGACATCAAGGTCGAGCCTTCTGGAACCGCCGTTCACTACTACGCAGTCGAGGACAGCGCGGTCTCGAAGCGCCGTCTCGCGGCGTTGGCAACCTGCCTATAGACAATGGATGGCTTCAGGTGTTTTTCAGGACGAACCCGGCAATGGCCGGGTTTGTTTTTTCTGCTGGGCGCTTTTTCGGTGTTAGTTGGGCTGTTTGGGGTTTTTCATAAAGTGAAAGAACAAGTCCTGCTGTAGAAAAGCGTGTAATACATTGACTCTTCAAGTTGTCAGTTCAAATCGGAAAGTCCAGGGTTTAATAGGGCTGGCGCCGGCTTTTGCATATTGTCCTGATTGGTTAGTTTGCGGGTGCGTGAAACAAGTCGATAAAAGTGCGCTAAGTTAAAGGTGCTCAACGAGGAGCGAACTTAATTAATCAATGGAGTGAAAGATATGAATAAGCCACAAGCTCAACTTAAACATGGTCGCATCGTGTCGCCTTCCAGTCGTGGCTCGGTCGCGGTGGAACTGGGGCTGCTGGGGACCTGGCAGGTGAATGAGATGGAAGGGGGGAAAAACTTCCCGTCCCTGGTCGCCGGTCCCTTCCCGAAACCCTACGACAGCGATGTGGCAAGCGCCGTACCACCCGCAGACGGCCATATTCTCAGCGGTGGCAAGGTTGATGAGCGCGACTGCATCAACTTCACCAACGATGAGATGTCGAAGAAGCTCAACCGTGCATTCAACTGGCCGCTGCTCAGTGTCGATCCGGGTCAGGTCTTTCGCGTGCAGTGGGAATACACCGCGCCTCACGTCACCCGTGGTTACAGCTGGTTCATCACCAAAGATGGCTGGGACCCGAAGCAGCGTATCAGCCGTGCACAACTGGAGCCCCAGGCTTTTTATCAGGACTTTTATACTGAAGTCCCGTTCGACAAGTTTGGTTCGGTGCTCAAGGCCAAGACCCATCATGAAGTTGTACTGCCGAAAAACAAGAAAGGCCATCATGTTGTGGTGTTGGTGTGGATAGTTGCCAATACCGGCAATGGGTTCTATCAGGCGTTTGATCTGGACTTCAAGTAAGTTGCAGGCTTGCAAAGTTATTTATCCGTTCTCAAGGATTAGAACATGAATAAAATCGACTTCACATCGATCAAGAGTCAGCCCGCGGATGCCGCATCCCTAATGCCGAGCATTGCCGGCAAGAAGATCCTCATGGGCTTCTGGCACAACTGGGCCGCCGGTCCCGCTGATGGTTACCAGCAGGGACAGTTTGCCAATCTCAATCTGTTGGATGTGCCCAAGGAATATAACGTGGTGGCGGTAGCCTTCATGAAGGGGCACGGCATTCCTACGTTCAAGCCTTACAACCTGTCGGATGAAGAGTTCCGGCGTCAGGTGGGCGTGCTCAACAGCCAGGGGCGGGCGGTGCTGATCTCCCTGGGCGGTGCCGATGCGCATATCGAATTGCACAAGGGCAACGAGCAACCCCTGGCCAGCGAGATCATCCGCCTGGTCGAGACTTACGGTTTCGATGGCCTGGATATCGATCTGGAGCAGAGCGCTATCGACTTCGCTGACAACAAGAGCGTGTTGCCGGCCGCGCTGAAGCTGGTGAAGGATCATTACGCCGGCCAGGGCAAGCACTTCATCATCAGCATGGCGCCCGAGTTTCCGTACCTGACCAGCAATGGCAAATACGTGGCGTACCTGCAGGCCCTGGAGGGCTACTACGACTTTGTCGCGCCGCAGTATTACAACCAGGGGGGCGATGGGCTCTGGGTACAGGAGGCCAATGGCGGGCAGGGGGCGTGGATCGCCCAGAACAACGACGCAATGAAGGAGGACTTTCTGTTCTACCTGACCGACAGCCTGGCCTCGGGTACCCGTGGCTACACCCGGATTGCCGCGGACAAGCTGGTGATCGGTTTGCCGAGCAACGTCGATGCGGCAGCCACCGGTTATGTCATCGAGCCTGCGGCGTTGAACAATGCGTTCAAGCGTTTGCAGGAGAGTGGGCACGCCATCAAGGGCTTGATGACCTGGTCGGTGAACTGGGATGCCGGAATCAATCGGCAGGGCGTGCATTACGACTGGGAGTTCCGCAACCGTTATGCGCCGTTGATCCATGGCGATGGCGGCGAGCCGGAGAGGCCCGGGGCGCCGGGCAATCTGCTGGTGCAGGGGACCACTCGCAGCAGTGTCAGCTTGAGTTGGGGGGCTTCCGGCGGCCGGCGACCGGTGGAGTTCTATACCCTGTACCGCGATGGCAATGCGGTGGGCAAGACCGCGACTGCGGCCTATGAGGACAAGGGGCTGAATGCGGATACTCAGTACAGCTACTTCGTCACGGCCACAGACACTCAGGGCCGGGAATCCTTGCCCAGTCGCAGCCTGAGTGTCAGGACCGCGGGAGGCGTGGTCGACCCGAGCTTTCCCGAGTGGCGTACCAGCCAGCGCTATAGGAGGGAGGAGGGCGTGACTTATGAGGGCAATCGCTATCTCTGCCTTCAGGAGCACACCTCCAACCCGGGGTGGACGCCTTCCGTGGCATTCACGCTGTGGAGCAAGGTGCTGCTGGAGCGTCATGCTTGAGATCTAGAGGTCAGTGCCTGAGGGCATGATGGGGCGGTCCGCGCGGATGTTGTCGATCCGAATGCGGGCCGCTTTTTGGGTTTTTCCGGGGCTGCTCGGGTTGCCTCGTTGGTTGGTATCACGCCTGCGCAGACGCTGGTGCGGGTCATCGCCGCCGGTCTGTTGCCCCGCGTGAGCTTGGCTCAGTTGTAATCATTGGTAAGCGATGCTGCTTTTGGGCTTGGCTTGGTAGTAGGCTCGCGGCTCGATTACATGAGCAAGGAAAGCCCGCGATGTTTCAAATGAATAACCTGGTTCCGGAAATGCTGGTCAGTCATCTGGAGCGCAGCCTGTCTTTTTACCGCGATACCCTGGGTTTCAAGGTGGAGTATCAGCGTCCCGAACATTTCTTTGCCTTTCTTTCATTCAACGGCGGGCAATTGATGCTGGAACAGGATGACCGGGAGGAGTCGGAGTGGCGGGTAGGTCCCTTGCAGGCACCCTTTGGTCGCGGCATGAACCTGTCCATCGAGTGCCCGGATATTCGCCAGCTGGCGGCGTCGCTGAAGCAGGCCGGTATCGCCTTGCGCAGGGACATCCAGGAATGCTGGTATCGCCATGATGAGTTGCTGCATGGTGAATTGAACCTGCTGGTGCAGGATCCTGATGGCTACCTGCTGCGGTTTACCGAGGACTTGGGGTTCAAGCCGGTGGAGCCGTCAGCAGGCGCCTGACCGCTGTGCCCGGGGGCGACGCCTGCATTGCTGCGGCGCCGCGTGCCGGGAGGCAGCGGTAGGATGGGATGCCAGAAAGGGGCGTTAGTCAGTGGGTGACGAACATCCGGTGCGCGGGAATCTGCTGTGGCCGCTATCCATTGAGGACAGGCGAAGGTTCTGTGGGAGAAGCTCGGGTTGAACAAGGCACGCGCCACACCAGCCTTGGGGTGCAGGCGAGGAGCGGGTGCTGATTGTGTTCAAGGGGTTTCGCGCTTGTCCGGGGCAGTGAGTCCGGCCTGAATGCGTTGATAGATTTCTTCACGGTGTACCGCGACATTTTTTGGCGCGTTGATTCCGATGCGGACCTGTTGGCCGCTGACGCCGAGAATGGTGATCGTAATGTCGTCACCGATGTTTATGCTTTCACCGACTTTGCGGGTGAGTATCAGCATGATCTTCTCCTTGATAGCTTTGTAGGGCACCAGATTCAAACAGTGCAGAGGTCGGTCTTAGGTATAGATTAGTGCGAAGTTCCACTGAGTGGGTGCCTCTTTCTGACGCGCAGACGATCTATTAATTCCCAAGGCGCAACTATACAGAGGCAATAAATATCATTCTTCCTGTTTCGGCCTGATTTTGTGACGAGGTCTCTCGTGGCTGGAGTGCTAAAATCGCCGCCTCAGACTTTCTAGGGGTGGGTTGTGCGCACAGTAGCGATGATGATGGCGGTGTTGGCCTTGGCCGGATGCGGCGAAGGCAAACGGGTCGAAGCGAACAAGACCGCGGCAGCGCAGGTTCAACCGGTTCAGGCCTCCAGTGCACCGCAGTGGGATGTGCTGGTGGGCAGCGAGTTGCCTCAGGCGGTAAGCGATCTGACCGGCTGGCTGATCGAGCACGGGATCATTTCCAACGTGGTGACCGTTGAGGGCAAGCGCCTGGTGGTGGTCGGCCCGTTTGCTTCCCAGGCCGAAGCCGAGGCCAAGAAGAATGAAGTGATTGAAAAGCTGGTCAAGGCCAAGAAGCGCGATATCGACGTCACTGTCATCGAGCATCAAGCCGCGCAATAAACCTGTTTGCACAGGATCCAGGATCGCCCGCGTTCAGCGGGCGATCTGCTTTCAGCCACAGGCCTTGAGGTTGACCGCGCCGACGAATTCATTGCCGCGCCCCATGACGCAGGCCACGCTCTGATTGCGCTGGCGTTCCCAGTCTTGCACCGGGTAGGTCTTGTTCCAGGCTTCGAAGAGCTGTCGGTCCTGCTTGGACAGGCGCAGGCCGTACTGCTTGCTCATGTAGAAGTAGGTGCGGGCGATCATGCCGCGAATCGAAGGCCGGGGCATGAC
This genomic stretch from Pseudomonas sp. Os17 harbors:
- a CDS encoding NAD(P)/FAD-dependent oxidoreductase; the encoded protein is MAHIPYPQSYYAASANAAPERPLLQGEVETDICVIGAGYTGLSSALFLLENGFRVTVLEAAKVGFGASGRNGGQIVNSYSRDIDVIERSVGPKQAQLLGQMAFEGGRIIRERVAKYQIQCDLKDGGVFAALTSKQMGHLESQKRLWERYGHTQLELLDERRIREVVACDQYKGGMLDMSGGHIHPLNLALGEAAAVESLGGTIYEQSPAVRIERGANPVVHTPQGKVRAKFIIVAGNAYLGNLIPELAAKSMPCGTQVITTEPLGDELAASLLPQDYCVEDCNYLLDYYRLSGDKRLIFGGGVVYGARDPANIEAIIRPKMLKAFPQLKNVKIDYAWTGNFLLTLSRLPQVGRLGDNIYYSQGCSGHGVTYTHLAGKVLAEALRGQAERFDAFADLPHYPFPGGQLLRTPFTALGAWYYSLRDKLGF
- the prfH gene encoding peptide chain release factor H codes for the protein MLLLQLSSAQGPVECELAVTRALQLLYREAEAQNVRASLVEQVAGQGRGTCRSVLVSLDGEQAAGLAERWTGTLLWTCKSPYRPGHKRKNWYFAGQLFKAQEDSMDSAIRFEAMRASGPGGQHVNTTDSAVRATHLASGISVKVQSERSQHDNKRVARLLILQRLAERQQQSAEALRLQRRDAHHRVERGNPVRSFHGDRFTPQN
- a CDS encoding RNA ligase RtcB family protein, with amino-acid sequence MDTCIRHLSNGVSLIASDTTWIEDKALQQLQTTAQLPGMRQVVGMPDLHPGRGYPVGAAFFSTEMAYPALVGNDIGCGMTLWQTDLSSSRLNLDKLEKKIGNIDLPLDEQWDEERAQLGLPINGHEHSLGTIGGGNHFAELQQLDQVYDASALQALELNPKALLLLVHSGSRGLGEAILRRHVDQHGHNGLVMASAAGAQYLQEHDAALRFAEANRRLIAERLLYNLRAKGRSILDINHNLVSPANVDGVTGWLHRKGATPSDQGPVVIPGSRGDYSYLVHPIPATASLYSLAHGAGRKWLRSDCKGRLAARFSFDQLKRTQLGSRVICEDRGLMYEEAPEAYKSIDSVVGSLRDAGLVQIIARLKPVLTYKRRGCC
- a CDS encoding lytic polysaccharide monooxygenase auxiliary activity family 9 protein, giving the protein MNKPQAQLKHGRIVSPSSRGSVAVELGLLGTWQVNEMEGGKNFPSLVAGPFPKPYDSDVASAVPPADGHILSGGKVDERDCINFTNDEMSKKLNRAFNWPLLSVDPGQVFRVQWEYTAPHVTRGYSWFITKDGWDPKQRISRAQLEPQAFYQDFYTEVPFDKFGSVLKAKTHHEVVLPKNKKGHHVVVLVWIVANTGNGFYQAFDLDFK
- a CDS encoding carbohydrate-binding protein; this translates as MNKIDFTSIKSQPADAASLMPSIAGKKILMGFWHNWAAGPADGYQQGQFANLNLLDVPKEYNVVAVAFMKGHGIPTFKPYNLSDEEFRRQVGVLNSQGRAVLISLGGADAHIELHKGNEQPLASEIIRLVETYGFDGLDIDLEQSAIDFADNKSVLPAALKLVKDHYAGQGKHFIISMAPEFPYLTSNGKYVAYLQALEGYYDFVAPQYYNQGGDGLWVQEANGGQGAWIAQNNDAMKEDFLFYLTDSLASGTRGYTRIAADKLVIGLPSNVDAAATGYVIEPAALNNAFKRLQESGHAIKGLMTWSVNWDAGINRQGVHYDWEFRNRYAPLIHGDGGEPERPGAPGNLLVQGTTRSSVSLSWGASGGRRPVEFYTLYRDGNAVGKTATAAYEDKGLNADTQYSYFVTATDTQGRESLPSRSLSVRTAGGVVDPSFPEWRTSQRYRREEGVTYEGNRYLCLQEHTSNPGWTPSVAFTLWSKVLLERHA
- a CDS encoding bleomycin resistance protein; protein product: MFQMNNLVPEMLVSHLERSLSFYRDTLGFKVEYQRPEHFFAFLSFNGGQLMLEQDDREESEWRVGPLQAPFGRGMNLSIECPDIRQLAASLKQAGIALRRDIQECWYRHDELLHGELNLLVQDPDGYLLRFTEDLGFKPVEPSAGA
- the csrA gene encoding carbon storage regulator CsrA, whose amino-acid sequence is MLILTRKVGESINIGDDITITILGVSGQQVRIGINAPKNVAVHREEIYQRIQAGLTAPDKRETP